GGCTGATCGGTCCCCACCTCGTCGGCACACCTCGCGGAGGCCGTCATGGCCGTTCGGACCCGCTGGACGTTCCTCCTCGCCCTGACGATCGGCCTGCCGGCGGCGGCCCGCACGGACCCGATCGAGCTGAGGTCTCCCGACGGGCGACTCACGGTCAGGGTCCGGGTCGGCGGGGAAGGCCCGCCCGCCTTCGACGTCGCCTTCCGCGGCGTCCCTATCGCCGAAGGCTCGCTCGGGCTGGATCTCGCGGGCTCCGGCCCGCTCGCCCGGGGCCTGCGGATCGTCGGGGAGCGGCGACGGGTGGTCGACGAGACCTACGCCATCCCCGTCGGCAAGGCGTCGTCGGCCCGCGACCGCCACAACGCGGTGATCCTCTCCCTGGTGGAGTCCGCCGCCCCGGCCAGGCGTCTCGACGTCGAGTTCCGGGCCTTCGACGACGGGGTCGCCTTTCGCTACCGGATCCCCGAAGGCGGGCCGATCGGCGACTTCGTGATCGTCGACGAGCTGACCCGGATCGCCTTCCCCGGCGCGCCGACGGCCCACGCCCTGCCCCTCGACTCCTTCACGACGCCTTATGAGAAGTACTACGAGGCCGTGCCGGCCTCGGCCGTCGGGCCCGACCGCCTGATCGGCCTACCCCTGCTCCTCGAGCGTCCGGGGACGGCCTGGATCGCCGTGACCGAGGCCGACCTGACCGACTACGCCGGGCTCTACCTCGCGGGCGACGCCTCGGCGCCGGGGACGTTCCGGGCCCGGCTCTCCCCGCTCCCCGGGCGTCGCGACGGCGCGAAGGTCGTCGGCAAGGCCCCGCACGAGTCGCCCTGGCGGATCCTCATGGTCGCCGACGATCCCGGCCGGCTCCTGGAATCGAACCTGATCTTCCACCTGAGCGACCCGCCGGCGATCGCCGATACCTCGTGGATCCGGCCCGGCAAGACCACGTTCCCCTGGTGGAACGGATACGCCCCCGGCGGTGCGGGGCCGCGGCCGGGCGTCGACACGGCGACGATGAAGGCCTACATCGACTTCTGCGCCGAGCAGGGCATCCCCTACCACTCGCTCGACGGCCTGGACGTCGCCTGGTACGGCGGGCCCATCCAGCCCGACGGGCCGACCGACGTCACCAGATCGGCGCCGTCCATCGACATGCCCGAGCTGCTCCGGTACGCCCGCGAGAAGGGCGTGCGGCTGCGGCTCTGGCTCCACTGGCGCGCGCTCCGGCCCCAGATCGACGAGGCGTTCGCGACCTACGAGCGCTGGGGCGTCGAGGGGGTGATGGTCGACTTCATGGACCGCGACGACCAGGAGATGGTCCGGTTCTACCACGAGATGGCCGAGAAGGCCGCCCGCCGCCACCTGACCCTGACGCTGCACGGGGCCTACAAGCCGACCGGCATGGAGCGGACCTGGCCGAACGTCCTGAATTACGAGGCGGCGCTCAACCAGGAATACAACAAGTGGTCCGCCGACGGCAGCCGCGGGACGCCCCCTTCCCACAACCTGGACGTCGCCTTCATCCGCATGATCGCGGGGCCCCTCGACTACCACCACGGCGGGATGAGGAACGTCC
The DNA window shown above is from Paludisphaera mucosa and carries:
- a CDS encoding glycoside hydrolase family 97 protein — its product is MAVRTRWTFLLALTIGLPAAARTDPIELRSPDGRLTVRVRVGGEGPPAFDVAFRGVPIAEGSLGLDLAGSGPLARGLRIVGERRRVVDETYAIPVGKASSARDRHNAVILSLVESAAPARRLDVEFRAFDDGVAFRYRIPEGGPIGDFVIVDELTRIAFPGAPTAHALPLDSFTTPYEKYYEAVPASAVGPDRLIGLPLLLERPGTAWIAVTEADLTDYAGLYLAGDASAPGTFRARLSPLPGRRDGAKVVGKAPHESPWRILMVADDPGRLLESNLIFHLSDPPAIADTSWIRPGKTTFPWWNGYAPGGAGPRPGVDTATMKAYIDFCAEQGIPYHSLDGLDVAWYGGPIQPDGPTDVTRSAPSIDMPELLRYAREKGVRLRLWLHWRALRPQIDEAFATYERWGVEGVMVDFMDRDDQEMVRFYHEMAEKAARRHLTLTLHGAYKPTGMERTWPNVLNYEAALNQEYNKWSADGSRGTPPSHNLDVAFIRMIAGPLDYHHGGMRNVLPEDFKFRNEAPLVQGTRGHQLAMYVVYLDPLPMTADTPAAYRGQPGLDFLRDVPTSWDETRVLHAEFGRCLVVARRKGDAWYLGGMTAVEGREPALDLGFLKGPHEADLWLDEPTGGPTALSRRRERVASGTPLKVRIPRDGGFVARLSPRPG